A window of the Halopseudomonas phragmitis genome harbors these coding sequences:
- a CDS encoding electron transfer flavoprotein subunit beta/FixA family protein: MNILVLLAGVADNRYPLHPIAIGADGQIDESAQSRRILSPFDEGALELALKLRDKHSDYRLEVLVLGGSNSDNLLRSVAAFKPDRLRRLDLQPCCLWDAQLSSHQIAGLIRSEALQPDLLLIGREFGDLDEGGLPVMLASALSLPLFALTQYAQWQDGQLCLLRERGIRQQWYRPPGPVLATVTNDRRNKLRHPLMKNVMMAKKLGFDAVTAAADGSPLRLKALEVARDVQRGGQCRMLAGDVGSQADAILAYVRDSGEVPA; the protein is encoded by the coding sequence ATGAACATTCTGGTGCTGCTGGCCGGTGTCGCTGACAATCGCTATCCGTTGCACCCCATTGCGATTGGCGCTGACGGGCAGATCGATGAAAGTGCGCAGTCACGGCGGATTCTCAGTCCGTTCGATGAGGGCGCGCTGGAGTTGGCGTTGAAGCTGCGTGACAAGCACAGCGACTACCGCCTGGAGGTGCTGGTGCTGGGTGGCAGCAACAGCGACAACCTGTTGCGCAGTGTGGCGGCATTCAAGCCGGACCGGCTGCGCCGTCTCGATCTGCAACCCTGCTGTTTGTGGGATGCACAGCTGAGTAGTCACCAGATTGCCGGGCTGATCCGTAGTGAGGCTTTGCAACCGGATCTATTGCTGATCGGGCGCGAGTTCGGCGATCTGGATGAAGGCGGCTTGCCGGTGATGCTGGCTTCTGCTTTGAGTTTGCCGCTGTTCGCGCTGACCCAGTATGCGCAGTGGCAGGATGGTCAACTGTGTCTTTTGCGCGAACGTGGCATACGCCAGCAGTGGTATCGCCCGCCGGGTCCGGTGTTGGCGACGGTGACCAATGATCGGCGCAACAAGCTGCGCCACCCCTTGATGAAAAACGTGATGATGGCGAAAAAACTCGGTTTCGATGCTGTGACTGCAGCAGCTGACGGTAGCCCATTACGATTGAAAGCACTGGAGGTGGCTCGGGATGTTCAGCGTGGCGGCCAGTGTCGCATGCTGGCGGGCGATGTTGGCAGCCAGGCCGACGCCATTTTGGCTTATGTACGTGACAGCGGGGAGGTGCCGGCATGA
- a CDS encoding FAD-dependent oxidoreductase, whose protein sequence is MSNRLETELLVIGGGLAGFTAALTAAEAGIQVLILEKTSATGGSSAMSGGCLAFAGTDLQQERGIEDSSELLYRDLIEVGKGECDEALVKAYVDQQLATYEWLKHHGVSFLPVIETASGQSVPRVHNVDPADMIRQLERAALATGKVELLRDTRARRLQRDVSGRVTGVAAEQAGSPLEVRASRGVILASGGFVHDREMIHRFSPLYDNAVFIGGEGNEGDGLRMAWALGADVRDMVHIKGTYGKHPMDEHNHHACLAVYKGAIAVNQEGRRYVDESLSYKLLGDACMQQSYGVTYQILDREIMADGDNRVRILDFQRRLEEGLFVEADSLEELAQMLELPVEDFLAEVQAYNQAVIQGQAPAFGRRHLVHMHGELRPLSHPPFYAYPSTAAVFGTYCGVRVDPQMRVHDVFGEPIDGLLAAGEMVGGLHGAAYMTGSALGKAAIFGRLAAATVISG, encoded by the coding sequence ATGAGCAACCGTCTTGAGACTGAACTCTTGGTGATCGGTGGGGGGCTGGCTGGTTTTACTGCCGCGTTGACGGCGGCTGAAGCGGGAATTCAGGTGTTGATACTGGAAAAGACCTCGGCGACAGGAGGCTCCTCAGCCATGAGCGGAGGTTGTCTGGCCTTCGCTGGTACTGATCTGCAGCAGGAACGCGGTATCGAGGATTCCTCTGAACTGCTGTATCGGGATCTGATCGAGGTGGGCAAGGGTGAATGTGACGAGGCATTGGTCAAGGCCTACGTCGACCAGCAACTGGCAACCTATGAGTGGCTTAAGCACCACGGTGTCAGTTTCCTGCCTGTCATTGAAACCGCCTCAGGGCAGTCGGTGCCCAGAGTACACAATGTTGATCCTGCCGACATGATACGCCAATTGGAACGGGCCGCCTTGGCGACCGGCAAGGTTGAACTGCTGCGCGATACGCGAGCCCGTCGGTTGCAACGCGATGTCAGCGGGCGGGTTACCGGAGTAGCTGCCGAGCAGGCCGGGAGTCCGCTGGAGGTTCGGGCGTCGCGCGGGGTGATTCTGGCCAGCGGCGGCTTTGTGCATGACCGCGAGATGATCCATCGCTTCTCCCCGCTGTATGACAATGCAGTGTTTATCGGTGGTGAGGGCAATGAGGGTGACGGGCTGCGCATGGCCTGGGCCCTGGGCGCCGATGTGCGGGATATGGTGCATATCAAGGGTACCTATGGCAAACACCCGATGGACGAACACAACCACCACGCCTGTCTGGCGGTTTACAAGGGCGCCATTGCGGTGAATCAGGAAGGTCGGCGCTATGTTGACGAGTCGCTGTCCTACAAGCTGCTCGGCGATGCCTGCATGCAGCAGTCCTATGGTGTGACCTACCAGATTCTAGATCGCGAGATCATGGCCGACGGTGACAACCGGGTACGGATTCTCGATTTTCAGCGCCGGCTGGAGGAAGGGTTGTTTGTCGAAGCCGATAGCCTGGAAGAACTGGCGCAGATGCTGGAGCTGCCGGTAGAAGACTTTCTTGCTGAAGTGCAGGCCTATAACCAGGCCGTGATCCAGGGCCAGGCACCGGCCTTTGGCCGCCGGCATCTGGTGCATATGCACGGCGAGTTGCGCCCTCTCAGTCATCCACCATTTTATGCCTATCCCTCTACCGCAGCCGTATTCGGCACCTACTGTGGCGTGCGTGTTGATCCGCAGATGCGGGTGCATGACGTTTTCGGCGAGCCTATCGATGGGCTGCTGGCTGCAGGTGAAATGGTCGGCGGACTGCATGGTGCGGCCTACATGACCGGATCAGCGCTGGGCAAGGCGGCAATTTTCGGGCGCTTGGCTGCGGCCACGGTAATTTCAGGTTGA
- a CDS encoding aspartate/glutamate racemase family protein → MSIRIWHQSFTVLSDLGAYDAALRAHFRKVARPDTVIDMHGMQPGTYRSNYPGDDIKYGALQYLHGLQFMANGINAEAQGYDAYAISTLPEPALREIRSLLNIPVVGYGESAMLTACMLGRRFGVLVFIDELAELVSDNAARHGLGGRLAGVRHVGFRFADVLAAFSDPEPLIEQFRSAARALITAGAEVIIPGEAPLNVLLATHGISEVDGVPVLDSLGAWIKQAEAMVDLQRANGTRSCNRNYFSARPDPLRVREIFDFYGLGERLLETTEERTA, encoded by the coding sequence ATGAGCATTCGCATCTGGCATCAGAGTTTTACCGTTCTCAGCGACTTGGGCGCCTATGACGCTGCGTTGCGGGCTCACTTCCGCAAAGTGGCCCGCCCCGATACCGTGATCGATATGCACGGTATGCAGCCTGGCACCTACCGCAGCAATTATCCGGGCGACGATATCAAGTACGGCGCTCTCCAGTACCTGCATGGCTTGCAGTTCATGGCCAACGGTATCAATGCCGAAGCTCAGGGTTACGACGCCTATGCGATCAGCACCCTGCCGGAGCCGGCGCTGCGGGAAATCCGTAGCCTGCTTAACATCCCGGTGGTTGGTTACGGTGAGTCGGCCATGCTGACTGCCTGCATGCTTGGCCGGCGTTTTGGCGTACTGGTGTTCATCGACGAACTGGCTGAATTGGTCAGCGACAACGCGGCTCGGCATGGGCTGGGTGGGCGACTGGCCGGTGTGCGTCACGTTGGCTTCCGCTTCGCCGATGTGTTGGCGGCCTTCAGCGATCCTGAGCCTTTGATCGAGCAGTTCCGCAGTGCGGCACGGGCACTGATTACCGCTGGCGCCGAAGTGATCATTCCCGGTGAGGCACCGCTGAATGTGCTGCTGGCTACTCACGGTATCAGTGAGGTGGACGGCGTACCGGTGCTCGATTCGCTTGGTGCCTGGATCAAGCAGGCCGAGGCGATGGTCGACCTGCAGCGGGCCAACGGCACCCGCAGCTGCAATCGCAACTATTTTTCGGCCCGCCCAGACCCACTACGAGTCAGAGAGATTTTTGATTTTTACGGGCTGGGCGAACGTCTGCTCGAAACCACCGAGGAGCGCACGGCATGA
- the tcuA gene encoding FAD-dependent tricarballylate dehydrogenase TcuA, whose amino-acid sequence MHSFDVIVLGGGNAGLCAALSAREQGARVALLERAPEALKGGNSAHTGGAFRVAYQGANDLKLLMPDLLDSELDNSDFGSYSEDDFFGELAAMSQYRADPEVLDTVVTRSLDTLCWMTGKGVRFMPIYGRQAFKVDGKYKFWGGLTVEVSGGGLGLVDALTRRAVQEGVELVYDTRGKRLNRCGDGRWQVLTDRGEVYAAPAVIVATGGFHANLRWRAQYLGPGWDLAKVRGSRFNTGDGIQMALDVGAAAHGNWSGCHAVFYDLNAPAQGDINLLNMQKNYFHLGVVVNADGRRFIDEGEDFRNYTYSGMGEKVLRQPGGVAWQIFDQHSEHLLPDEYRVRQATRIEADSLEALAARLEGINAAALLQTLTDYNAAVRTDIPFNPAVRDGRCTQGLSLPKSNWANPLSKPPFVAYAVTCGITFTFGGLQVDSQARVQDEQGQPIEGLYAAGELVGNLYYVKYAGGAGLTSGSVLGRLAGADAAQYSVTDTLSIDNQPTRD is encoded by the coding sequence ATGCATTCATTCGACGTTATCGTTCTCGGCGGCGGCAATGCCGGCCTCTGCGCAGCCCTGTCTGCACGTGAGCAGGGGGCGAGAGTGGCGCTGCTTGAGCGTGCCCCCGAAGCGCTCAAAGGCGGCAACTCGGCTCATACTGGCGGTGCTTTTCGGGTTGCCTATCAGGGTGCTAACGACCTCAAACTGCTGATGCCCGACCTGCTCGACAGTGAGCTGGACAACAGTGACTTCGGCAGTTACAGCGAGGACGATTTCTTTGGTGAGCTGGCCGCGATGAGTCAGTATCGGGCTGACCCCGAAGTGCTGGATACCGTGGTTACCCGTAGTCTGGATACCCTGTGCTGGATGACCGGCAAGGGCGTGCGCTTCATGCCGATCTATGGCCGCCAGGCGTTCAAGGTCGACGGTAAGTACAAATTTTGGGGCGGCCTGACGGTCGAGGTGTCCGGCGGTGGCCTGGGACTGGTTGATGCTCTGACTCGCCGGGCTGTGCAGGAGGGAGTTGAGCTTGTCTATGATACCCGCGGCAAGCGGCTGAACCGCTGTGGCGACGGGCGCTGGCAGGTGCTGACCGACCGTGGTGAGGTGTATGCCGCACCTGCGGTTATTGTTGCCACCGGCGGTTTTCACGCCAATCTGCGCTGGCGTGCCCAGTACCTGGGGCCGGGCTGGGATCTGGCCAAGGTGCGTGGCTCACGTTTCAATACCGGCGATGGTATCCAGATGGCGCTGGATGTCGGTGCGGCGGCTCATGGTAACTGGTCCGGTTGCCACGCCGTGTTCTACGACCTCAACGCCCCGGCGCAGGGTGACATCAACCTGCTCAACATGCAGAAGAACTATTTCCACCTCGGTGTGGTGGTGAATGCCGATGGCCGGCGCTTTATCGACGAGGGCGAGGATTTTCGCAATTACACCTACTCCGGCATGGGTGAGAAGGTGTTGCGCCAACCCGGAGGTGTTGCCTGGCAGATCTTCGATCAGCACAGCGAGCACCTGCTGCCGGATGAGTACCGGGTGCGTCAGGCCACCCGTATCGAGGCCGACAGCCTTGAAGCGCTGGCGGCCAGGCTCGAAGGCATAAATGCAGCAGCATTGCTGCAGACCCTGACCGACTATAACGCAGCGGTGCGTACCGATATCCCCTTCAACCCGGCGGTACGTGATGGCCGTTGTACTCAGGGTTTGAGTCTGCCGAAGTCGAACTGGGCCAACCCGCTGAGCAAACCGCCGTTCGTTGCCTATGCCGTTACTTGTGGCATCACCTTTACCTTTGGCGGCCTGCAGGTCGACAGCCAGGCGCGGGTTCAGGACGAACAGGGTCAGCCGATCGAAGGGCTGTATGCCGCCGGCGAGCTGGTCGGCAACCTTTACTACGTCAAATACGCCGGTGGTGCCGGGCTCACCTCGGGGTCGGTGCTGGGCCGTCTGGCCGGCGCCGATGCTGCGCAATACAGCGTCACCGACACTCTGTCCATCGACAATCAGCCAACCAGGGACTGA
- a CDS encoding PadR family transcriptional regulator: protein MSIQHALLTSLLEQPSTGYELANRFDRSIGYFWQASHQQIYRELARMARSGWVQVEEQDNGGKRRRKVYRVLPDGREELIRWARSPELSLNNTQDLLVKLRAEAVIGPLGLDAELQQLIEQHQARLEVYREIEQRDFAAANLSRAQQLQYAILRKGIMTEENWLAWAQQVLPLLHQNQP, encoded by the coding sequence ATGTCTATCCAACACGCCCTGCTTACCTCCCTGCTGGAACAGCCCTCAACCGGCTATGAACTGGCCAATCGCTTCGATCGCTCGATCGGCTATTTCTGGCAGGCCAGCCATCAGCAGATCTATCGTGAACTGGCGCGCATGGCCCGTAGTGGCTGGGTGCAGGTCGAGGAGCAGGACAATGGCGGCAAGCGCCGGCGCAAGGTCTACCGGGTGCTACCGGACGGACGTGAAGAGTTGATTCGCTGGGCGCGCAGCCCGGAGCTGTCACTGAACAATACCCAGGATCTGCTGGTAAAACTGCGAGCTGAAGCAGTGATAGGTCCGCTGGGGCTGGATGCCGAGCTGCAGCAACTGATCGAGCAGCATCAGGCACGACTGGAGGTTTACCGCGAAATCGAGCAGCGCGACTTTGCCGCCGCCAATCTGAGCAGGGCCCAACAACTGCAATATGCCATTTTGCGCAAGGGCATCATGACCGAGGAAAACTGGCTGGCCTGGGCGCAGCAAGTTTTGCCCCTGCTGCACCAAAACCAGCCATAG
- a CDS encoding NAD(P)H-dependent flavin oxidoreductase, translated as MALPAILQNLSLPAVCSPLFIISNPDLVIAQCKAGVVGSFPALNARPGPVLEEWLERITRELDEYNAQNPDKPAAPFAVNQIVHKSNDRLEHDLALCEKYKVPIIITSLGAREDLNQRVHAYGGIVLHDIINNKFAKKAIEKGADGLIAVAAGAGGHAGTQSPFALIQEIREWFDGPLLLSGSIANGNAVLAAQAAGADLAYIGSAFIATEEAHADQAYKDMIVASSAEDIVYSNLFTGVHGNYLRQSIVNSGLDPESLPESDPSKMSFGSGGSSKSKAWRDIWGAGQGVGAVKEVVPAAQLVERLKREYQAARERLAL; from the coding sequence ATGGCTCTTCCCGCAATTCTGCAAAATCTGTCGTTGCCGGCGGTCTGCTCGCCGCTGTTCATCATTTCCAACCCTGATCTGGTAATTGCCCAGTGCAAGGCCGGGGTGGTTGGCTCGTTCCCGGCGCTCAATGCGCGTCCCGGACCGGTGCTGGAAGAGTGGCTGGAGCGCATCACTCGCGAGCTGGACGAATACAATGCGCAAAACCCGGACAAACCGGCCGCGCCGTTTGCGGTCAACCAGATCGTACACAAGTCCAATGACCGGCTGGAGCACGACCTGGCACTGTGCGAAAAGTACAAGGTGCCGATCATCATCACCTCGCTGGGTGCTCGTGAGGATCTGAATCAGCGGGTCCACGCCTATGGCGGCATCGTGCTGCACGACATCATCAACAACAAGTTCGCCAAGAAGGCCATCGAGAAAGGCGCCGATGGCCTGATTGCGGTAGCCGCCGGTGCTGGCGGGCATGCCGGTACCCAGTCGCCGTTCGCGCTGATCCAGGAAATTCGCGAGTGGTTCGACGGCCCGCTGCTGCTGTCCGGCTCGATTGCCAACGGCAATGCGGTGCTGGCAGCCCAGGCCGCCGGGGCCGACCTGGCCTACATTGGCTCGGCCTTCATTGCCACTGAAGAAGCCCATGCCGACCAGGCCTACAAGGACATGATCGTTGCCAGTAGCGCCGAGGACATCGTCTACTCCAACCTGTTCACCGGGGTACACGGCAACTACCTGCGCCAGAGCATCGTCAACAGCGGTCTGGATCCGGAGAGCCTGCCTGAGTCTGATCCGTCGAAGATGAGCTTTGGTTCCGGCGGCAGCAGCAAGTCCAAGGCCTGGCGTGATATCTGGGGTGCTGGTCAAGGGGTTGGTGCAGTGAAGGAAGTGGTACCAGCGGCACAGCTGGTTGAACGACTCAAGCGCGAGTATCAGGCCGCGCGGGAACGTCTGGCGCTGTAA
- a CDS encoding nuclear transport factor 2 family protein — MSSNTLAPAAQATLDTWHRILERNAMEELDPLLADDIVFRSPVAHTPYPGRAAIKLVLKNVNQVFENFRYHRSFVSDCGSSVVLEFSAEVNGKALKGIDMLRFDDQGKILEFEVMVRPLSGLQALGAEMARRMEPYKAILAGQA; from the coding sequence ATGTCATCCAATACCCTTGCTCCGGCTGCCCAGGCCACCCTTGATACCTGGCACCGGATTCTCGAACGTAATGCAATGGAAGAGCTGGACCCGTTGCTGGCCGATGACATAGTGTTTCGCTCGCCGGTAGCCCATACCCCCTATCCAGGGCGAGCGGCCATCAAGCTGGTACTCAAAAACGTCAATCAGGTTTTCGAGAATTTCCGCTATCATCGCAGCTTCGTCAGTGACTGCGGCTCCAGCGTAGTTCTGGAGTTCAGTGCCGAGGTCAACGGCAAGGCGCTCAAGGGCATCGACATGCTGCGTTTCGATGACCAGGGCAAGATTCTTGAATTCGAAGTCATGGTACGGCCGCTGAGCGGACTGCAGGCACTGGGTGCGGAAATGGCCCGGCGCATGGAGCCTTACAAGGCGATTCTGGCTGGCCAGGCCTGA
- the hemN gene encoding oxygen-independent coproporphyrinogen III oxidase has translation MFNTIRWDAELIRRYDTAGPRYTSYPTAVQFHDGVEPADLLQALEGSRFARRPLSLYVHVPFCANICYYCACNKVITKDRSRSQPYLKSLFREIELVSAHADPDQQVEQLHFGGGTPTFLGHEELRGLMAKLRAHFNLHDDDIGDYSIEIDPREADWSTMGMLREIGFNRVSFGVQDLDPEVQRAVNRLQSPEQTQAVMDAARTLEYRSINIDLIYGLPKQNPESFAKTVEAIIALKPDRLSVFNYAHLPERFPPQRRINAADLPSPEAKLQMLETSIRQLTDAGYRYIGMDHFALPDDSLSLAQESGELQRNFQGYTTHGHCDLIGLGVSSISQIGDLYCQNTADIKVYQDSLDHDRLATRRGLSCNADDRLRRAVIGQLICHFKLRFGDIERRFGIDFQNYFADCWPILQQMHRDGLIRLDVDNIEILPAGRLLVRSVCMVFDAYQQVDGSQRFSRII, from the coding sequence ATGTTCAATACCATCCGCTGGGATGCCGAACTCATCCGCCGTTACGATACCGCAGGGCCGCGCTATACCTCCTATCCCACCGCCGTGCAGTTTCATGACGGTGTCGAGCCTGCCGATCTGCTTCAGGCGCTGGAAGGTAGCCGCTTTGCACGCCGGCCACTGTCGCTGTACGTGCATGTGCCGTTCTGTGCCAACATCTGCTACTACTGCGCCTGCAACAAGGTCATTACCAAGGACCGCAGCCGCTCCCAGCCTTACCTCAAGAGCCTGTTCCGCGAGATCGAGCTGGTCTCGGCCCATGCTGATCCGGACCAGCAGGTTGAACAACTGCATTTCGGCGGCGGCACGCCCACGTTCCTCGGGCATGAGGAGCTGCGTGGGCTGATGGCCAAGCTGCGGGCGCATTTCAACCTGCACGATGACGATATCGGCGACTACAGTATCGAGATCGACCCGCGTGAGGCGGACTGGTCGACCATGGGCATGTTGCGTGAAATCGGCTTCAACCGGGTCAGTTTCGGGGTCCAGGATCTGGATCCCGAAGTGCAGCGCGCGGTCAACCGGCTGCAAAGCCCTGAGCAGACCCAGGCGGTGATGGATGCGGCGCGCACGCTGGAATACCGCTCGATCAACATCGATCTGATCTACGGCCTGCCCAAGCAGAACCCGGAGAGTTTTGCCAAGACCGTAGAGGCGATCATCGCGCTCAAGCCGGATCGGTTGTCGGTATTCAACTACGCTCATCTGCCCGAACGTTTTCCGCCGCAGCGGCGGATCAACGCAGCCGATCTGCCCAGCCCGGAAGCCAAACTACAGATGCTGGAAACCAGCATCCGGCAACTGACCGATGCCGGCTACCGTTATATCGGCATGGACCATTTCGCCCTGCCCGACGATAGCTTGAGCCTGGCCCAGGAGTCGGGTGAGTTGCAGCGCAACTTCCAGGGCTATACCACCCATGGCCACTGCGATTTGATCGGTCTGGGAGTTTCATCCATCAGTCAGATCGGTGATCTGTATTGCCAGAACACGGCCGACATCAAGGTTTATCAGGACAGCCTCGACCATGACCGGCTGGCGACCCGGCGCGGCTTAAGCTGCAATGCTGACGACCGGTTGCGCCGGGCCGTGATCGGCCAGCTTATTTGTCATTTCAAATTGCGTTTCGGTGATATCGAGCGGCGCTTTGGCATCGACTTTCAGAACTATTTTGCCGATTGCTGGCCGATTCTTCAGCAAATGCACCGTGATGGCCTGATCCGGCTGGATGTCGACAACATCGAAATATTGCCGGCCGGGCGACTGCTGGTGCGCTCGGTGTGCATGGTGTTCGACGCCTACCAGCAGGTTGATGGTAGTCAGCGGTTTTCGCGGATTATTTAG
- the norR gene encoding nitric oxide reductase transcriptional regulator NorR, with protein sequence MIDKLLLPDLVADLPAAVRLQRLVHVLREAFACGAVVLLQREDDCLRPLAAVGLVQDALGRRFEIARHPRLAALLSRREPTWFEPGSPLPDPYDGLLDDSPGAPLPVHDCMGVSLYVEGELWGALTFDALRAGTFDEQARLRLQELLPLVEALLRVTRLEQENRALRLDRVTAPETLPGRFEHGIVGQSPAVTRLLEELAVVADSDLPVLLSGETGVGKELFAHWLHRHSARADKPLVQVNCAALPESLAESELFGHVKGAFSGAANDRSGRFDAADGGTLFLDEVGELPLSVQAKLLRTLQNGEIQRLGADQPLRVDVRIIAATNRNLADSVAKGDFRADLYHRLSVYPVPIPALRERGNDILLLAGHFLELNRARLGVRSLRLASDAEQALLAYDWPGNVRELEHVISRAAIRALGREGSRQAMLVLDTGVLDVPASVAPVLRDERSVGAAPTGVQPMRISVDSCQREQIRRALAVTDGNWSAAARMLDLDPSNLHKLARRLGLKSLGE encoded by the coding sequence ATGATCGACAAGCTGCTTTTACCTGACCTGGTTGCGGATCTGCCCGCTGCGGTACGTTTGCAGCGCCTGGTGCACGTATTGCGCGAGGCGTTTGCCTGTGGCGCGGTGGTGCTGCTACAGCGCGAAGATGACTGCCTGCGGCCTCTGGCGGCGGTGGGGTTGGTGCAGGATGCGCTGGGCCGGCGTTTCGAGATTGCACGCCACCCACGTCTGGCAGCCTTGCTGTCGCGCCGTGAGCCGACCTGGTTCGAGCCGGGCAGCCCGCTACCGGATCCCTATGACGGCTTGCTCGACGACAGCCCCGGTGCGCCGCTGCCGGTACACGATTGCATGGGTGTCAGTCTGTATGTGGAAGGTGAGTTGTGGGGGGCTCTGACCTTTGACGCACTGCGCGCCGGTACCTTTGACGAACAGGCCAGGTTGCGTCTTCAGGAGCTGTTGCCGTTGGTTGAGGCGCTACTGCGGGTAACACGCCTGGAGCAGGAAAACCGGGCCTTGCGTCTGGACCGGGTGACTGCGCCCGAGACGCTGCCTGGTCGCTTCGAGCATGGCATTGTCGGTCAGAGCCCGGCGGTCACCCGCTTGCTCGAGGAGCTGGCAGTGGTGGCCGATTCAGACTTGCCGGTACTGTTGAGTGGCGAAACCGGGGTGGGCAAGGAGCTGTTTGCCCATTGGCTGCATCGCCACTCGGCGCGTGCGGATAAGCCGTTGGTTCAGGTCAACTGTGCGGCGTTGCCGGAGTCGCTGGCTGAAAGCGAGCTGTTCGGCCATGTCAAAGGCGCATTCTCCGGGGCGGCCAACGATCGCAGTGGCCGATTCGATGCCGCTGACGGCGGCACCCTGTTTCTCGATGAGGTCGGTGAGTTGCCTCTGAGTGTCCAGGCCAAGCTGCTGAGAACCCTGCAAAATGGCGAGATTCAGCGTTTGGGCGCTGACCAGCCGTTGCGGGTTGATGTGCGGATCATCGCAGCCACCAACCGTAATCTGGCCGACTCGGTGGCCAAGGGCGACTTCAGGGCCGATCTGTACCACCGGCTTTCGGTCTACCCGGTGCCGATCCCGGCCCTGCGTGAGCGTGGCAATGACATCCTGCTGCTGGCCGGGCACTTTCTTGAACTCAATCGGGCGCGTCTGGGCGTGCGCAGCCTGCGTCTGGCCAGCGATGCCGAACAGGCACTGCTGGCCTATGACTGGCCCGGCAATGTGCGTGAGCTTGAGCACGTGATCAGTCGGGCGGCGATCCGGGCGTTGGGGCGTGAAGGCTCGCGCCAGGCCATGCTGGTCCTGGATACGGGAGTATTGGATGTGCCGGCCAGTGTCGCCCCGGTGCTCAGGGACGAACGCAGTGTTGGCGCGGCACCTACGGGTGTGCAGCCCATGCGTATCAGCGTGGACAGTTGTCAGCGCGAGCAGATTCGCCGGGCACTGGCGGTGACCGATGGCAACTGGAGCGCCGCGGCGCGAATGCTGGATCTGGACCCGAGCAACCTGCACAAATTGGCTCGGCGGCTGGGGCTGAAAAGCCTCGGTGAGTGA
- the ytfE gene encoding iron-sulfur cluster repair protein YtfE: protein MNIDYLNSPLGDLARSIPGATKVFHDYRLDFCCNGHRTLAEASARKGLEPDAVINELQRLSAGPGDTQDWSSASAAELIDHILHRYHARHREQLPELIRLARRVEQVHGDRPECPNGLADHLCAMLQELESHMLKEEQILFPLLARGHAAMASGPISVMRFEHEQHGDALEGVINLTNDITPPPGACNTWQALYRGLEELRQDLMQHIHLENNILFQA, encoded by the coding sequence ATGAACATCGACTATCTCAACAGCCCTTTGGGCGATCTGGCCCGCAGTATTCCCGGCGCCACCAAAGTGTTTCACGACTACCGCCTGGACTTCTGCTGCAATGGTCATCGGACCCTGGCCGAAGCCAGTGCCCGCAAAGGCCTGGAGCCAGATGCAGTGATCAATGAATTGCAGCGCCTGAGCGCCGGCCCCGGCGATACCCAGGACTGGAGCAGCGCCAGTGCCGCGGAACTGATTGATCACATTCTGCATCGCTATCATGCCCGGCACCGCGAACAACTGCCGGAACTGATTCGCCTGGCCCGCCGGGTCGAGCAGGTACATGGTGACCGGCCCGAGTGCCCCAACGGCCTGGCCGATCATCTGTGCGCCATGCTTCAGGAACTGGAAAGCCACATGCTGAAAGAGGAGCAGATCCTGTTCCCGTTATTGGCCCGCGGGCATGCCGCCATGGCCTCCGGCCCCATCAGCGTGATGCGCTTCGAGCATGAGCAGCATGGCGATGCGCTCGAAGGGGTTATCAACCTGACCAACGACATCACCCCGCCACCCGGTGCCTGCAACACCTGGCAGGCGCTGTACCGCGGGTTGGAAGAACTGCGCCAGGACCTGATGCAACACATTCATCTGGAAAACAACATCCTGTTCCAGGCCTGA